One window from the genome of Pseudonocardia hierapolitana encodes:
- a CDS encoding GAF domain-containing SpoIIE family protein phosphatase encodes MDRGERQLEGLGERAVIATHRSFTITDPRQVDNPLVWVNPSFTALTGYPAEEVVGRNCRFLQGRNTDRVAVSRVADALRQHRPITEVLLNYRRDGTAFWNEIAISPVFDSTGDLVNFVGVQGDVTERVVVEQERRAALAEAEEARGQLRMLAEATTQMTAALGVVDACERLARSLVPALADLCAVDVLDVPGRGVPRRLVVAARDAVDEERLRDLGRLRNYHVGGGSDTGHVLAGDRPVLVPDLPERGADRYPEDPAAAGVYDTLRLRSVMVVPVRARGRVLGALTLLTQHPYGRRYGPRDLHLATDIAGRAGLAIDNARLYEADHAAAVTLQRSLLPAVSDVDGVQVAARYLVGVDGNQVGGDWYDVLDLPDGALGLAIGDVAGHDLRAAAAMGQLRGVLRSYAWDGGHPGSVLDRCDQLVQGLEMAAMATAVYARVEPPDPDGARILCYANAGHPAPLLVEPDGTLVRLDEQRSPMIGAIRGLGRRAGPGRAEAVRRCLPGTLLLLYTDGLTDVAGEDADGRTSLLERTLAQLPLDAAADDVVERVLEVCSPRRLRDDVALLAVRLDR; translated from the coding sequence ATGGATCGCGGCGAACGGCAGCTGGAGGGCCTCGGCGAACGTGCCGTCATCGCCACCCACCGGTCGTTCACGATCACCGACCCGCGGCAGGTCGACAACCCGCTGGTGTGGGTCAACCCGTCGTTCACCGCGCTGACCGGCTACCCGGCGGAGGAGGTGGTCGGGCGTAACTGCCGGTTCCTGCAGGGCCGCAACACCGACCGCGTCGCTGTGTCGCGCGTCGCGGACGCGTTGCGGCAACACCGCCCGATCACCGAGGTGCTGCTGAACTACCGCCGGGACGGCACGGCGTTCTGGAACGAGATCGCGATCTCCCCGGTCTTCGACAGCACAGGTGATCTCGTCAACTTCGTCGGTGTGCAGGGCGACGTCACCGAGCGGGTCGTCGTCGAGCAGGAGCGGCGGGCCGCGCTGGCCGAGGCCGAGGAGGCCCGCGGGCAGCTGCGGATGCTCGCCGAGGCCACCACCCAGATGACCGCCGCGCTCGGCGTCGTGGACGCGTGCGAGCGACTGGCCCGCAGCCTCGTACCGGCGCTCGCCGACCTGTGTGCGGTGGACGTGCTCGACGTGCCCGGACGCGGGGTGCCGCGCCGGCTCGTCGTCGCCGCGCGGGACGCGGTGGACGAGGAACGGCTGCGCGACCTCGGGCGGCTGCGCAACTACCACGTGGGCGGCGGCAGCGACACCGGCCACGTCCTGGCGGGCGATCGTCCGGTGCTCGTGCCGGACCTGCCCGAGCGCGGCGCCGACCGCTACCCGGAGGACCCCGCCGCTGCGGGCGTCTACGACACGTTGCGCCTGCGGTCGGTGATGGTCGTGCCGGTGCGGGCCCGTGGCCGGGTGCTGGGCGCGCTCACGCTGCTCACCCAGCATCCCTACGGTCGTCGCTACGGCCCACGCGACCTGCACCTTGCCACGGACATCGCCGGCCGGGCCGGGCTCGCGATCGACAACGCCCGGCTGTACGAGGCCGACCACGCCGCCGCCGTCACGCTCCAGCGCAGCCTGTTGCCCGCGGTGTCGGACGTCGACGGAGTGCAGGTGGCCGCCCGGTACCTGGTCGGCGTCGACGGCAACCAGGTCGGCGGCGACTGGTACGACGTGCTCGACCTGCCCGACGGCGCGCTCGGCCTCGCCATCGGCGACGTCGCGGGTCACGATCTGCGCGCCGCCGCCGCGATGGGTCAGCTGCGCGGCGTGCTGCGGTCCTACGCGTGGGACGGAGGGCACCCCGGTTCCGTGCTCGACCGGTGCGATCAGCTGGTGCAGGGCCTGGAGATGGCGGCGATGGCCACGGCCGTCTACGCCCGTGTCGAACCGCCCGACCCGGACGGCGCGCGGATCCTCTGCTACGCCAACGCAGGCCATCCGGCTCCGTTGCTGGTCGAACCCGACGGCACGCTGGTGCGGCTGGACGAGCAGCGGTCCCCGATGATCGGAGCGATCCGCGGGCTCGGCAGGCGCGCCGGCCCCGGCCGGGCCGAGGCGGTGCGCCGCTGTCTGCCCGGCACGCTGCTCCTGCTCTACACCGACGGGCTCACAGACGTCGCGGGCGAGGACGCGGACGGGCGGACCTCGCTGCTGGAGCGGACGCTCGCACAGCTGCCGCTCGACGCCGCGGCGGACGACGTCGTGGAGCGGGTTCTCGAGGTGTGCAGCCCGCGGCGCCTGCGCGACGACGTCGCTCTGCTGGCCGTCCGCCTCGATCGCTGA
- a CDS encoding FadR/GntR family transcriptional regulator, producing the protein MRPGRADVVAEQLLDLVVDGTFPVGGPLPSESELAARFGVSRLTVREAIRSLVPTRVLDVQQGRSTLVNPTSLWSPLDGRLLLARSRAGGDPLLLPRRLMEARRAVEVAIVELAAVRRQEHHLERLRTLHQQMLDGHARGDVAATADADLAFHTALFEAADNVFLDALFEPLTSVLRAMREETSAVPDFRSHALDRHAAILRAIEAGDPVQARAAMEAHLQQTEEDVERYLDPAGAGTR; encoded by the coding sequence ATGCGCCCCGGGCGAGCCGACGTCGTGGCCGAACAGCTGCTCGACCTCGTGGTCGACGGCACGTTCCCGGTCGGCGGGCCGTTGCCGAGCGAGTCCGAGCTCGCCGCCCGGTTCGGCGTCAGCCGCCTCACGGTGCGCGAGGCGATCCGCTCGCTCGTCCCCACCCGCGTGCTCGACGTGCAGCAGGGGCGCTCCACCCTCGTGAACCCCACCAGCCTGTGGTCCCCCCTCGACGGCAGGCTGCTCCTGGCCCGCAGCCGCGCCGGCGGCGACCCGCTGCTGCTGCCGCGGCGGCTGATGGAGGCCCGCAGGGCCGTCGAGGTCGCGATCGTCGAACTCGCCGCGGTGCGCCGCCAGGAGCACCACCTGGAGCGGCTCCGGACGCTGCACCAGCAGATGCTCGACGGGCACGCCCGCGGCGACGTGGCCGCCACCGCCGACGCCGACCTCGCCTTCCACACCGCGCTCTTCGAGGCGGCCGACAACGTCTTCCTCGACGCGCTGTTCGAGCCGCTCACCTCCGTGCTGCGCGCGATGCGCGAGGAGACCTCCGCGGTGCCGGACTTCCGCAGCCACGCCCTCGACCGCCACGCCGCGATCCTGCGCGCGATCGAGGCGGGCGACCCCGTGCAGGCGCGGGCGGCGATGGAGGCCCACCTGCAGCAGACCGAGGAGGACGTCGAGCGCTACCTCGACCCGGCGGGCGCAGGCACTAGATGA
- a CDS encoding Nramp family divalent metal transporter — MSESTEKPTGIETTDPYTLTADGIKEPPVGWRASMRYFGPGLILSASIVGSGELIATTALGAQAGFVLLWLVIVSTLVKVAVQIELARWTIATGQPALTGYAKVPPKIFGIGWVNLLWAVLALSKLLQLGGIIGGTAVAFSILLPIGGDPLAFISLLFWTTVLAIASIALLYSNRYSLIERGAALLVVTFTAITVLIALGLPATPFAYGLDDLGSGLAFLIPAGALGAALAMFGITGVGADEITFYTYWCVEKGYARWVGPNDGSEAWVRRANGWIRVMYKDAMVSWVIYTFGTIAFYLMGAAVLHPQGLAPQGNTMITTLSRMYTDTLGEWASVVFLLGAIAVLGSTMWAAIPSWSRMYTNLLATFGVLDWQDPVARLKWIRIFTVALPLLWGVIYLTIQSPVIMVQIAGVMTGIFLIGVVWAVYWLRRNETDSRLHGGRAFAVCLAVSSVAIAMLGVYSLLDVVGII; from the coding sequence ATGTCCGAGAGCACCGAGAAGCCAACGGGGATCGAGACCACCGACCCGTACACGCTCACCGCGGACGGGATCAAGGAGCCGCCGGTCGGCTGGCGGGCGAGCATGCGGTACTTCGGCCCCGGCCTGATCCTCAGCGCCTCGATCGTGGGGTCCGGTGAGCTGATCGCCACCACCGCACTCGGCGCCCAGGCCGGGTTCGTGCTGCTCTGGCTGGTGATCGTCAGCACGCTGGTGAAGGTGGCGGTCCAGATCGAGCTGGCGCGGTGGACGATCGCCACGGGCCAGCCCGCGCTCACCGGCTATGCCAAGGTCCCCCCGAAGATCTTCGGGATCGGCTGGGTGAACCTGCTGTGGGCGGTGCTGGCCCTGTCCAAGCTGTTGCAGCTCGGCGGGATCATCGGTGGCACGGCCGTCGCGTTCAGCATCCTGCTGCCGATCGGCGGCGACCCGCTCGCATTCATCTCCCTGCTGTTCTGGACCACGGTCCTCGCCATCGCCAGCATCGCGCTGCTCTACTCCAACCGCTACTCGCTGATCGAGCGCGGCGCGGCGCTGCTCGTCGTGACGTTCACGGCCATCACGGTGCTCATCGCGCTCGGCCTGCCGGCCACCCCGTTCGCCTACGGGCTCGACGACCTCGGCAGTGGTCTCGCGTTCCTGATCCCGGCCGGGGCGCTCGGCGCGGCCCTGGCGATGTTCGGCATCACCGGCGTCGGCGCGGACGAGATCACCTTCTACACGTACTGGTGCGTGGAGAAGGGCTACGCGCGCTGGGTCGGCCCGAACGACGGCAGCGAGGCGTGGGTCCGGCGGGCGAACGGCTGGATCCGGGTGATGTACAAGGACGCGATGGTGTCCTGGGTGATCTACACCTTCGGGACGATCGCGTTCTACCTGATGGGCGCGGCCGTGCTGCACCCGCAGGGCCTCGCCCCCCAGGGCAACACGATGATCACCACGCTGTCCCGGATGTACACCGACACCCTCGGTGAGTGGGCGAGCGTCGTCTTCCTGCTCGGCGCGATCGCGGTGCTCGGGTCGACGATGTGGGCGGCGATCCCCAGCTGGTCGCGCATGTACACGAACCTGCTGGCCACGTTCGGGGTGCTGGACTGGCAGGACCCGGTCGCCCGGCTCAAGTGGATCCGGATCTTCACCGTCGCGCTGCCACTGCTGTGGGGCGTGATCTACCTGACGATCCAGTCGCCGGTGATCATGGTGCAGATCGCCGGCGTGATGACGGGGATCTTCCTCATCGGCGTGGTGTGGGCCGTGTACTGGCTGCGCCGGAACGAGACCGACTCACGCCTGCACGGCGGGCGCGCGTTCGCGGTGTGCCTCGCCGTGAGCAGCGTGGCGATCGCCATGCTCGGGGTGTACTCGCTGCTCGACGTCGTCGGGATCATCTAG